In Edaphobacter dinghuensis, a genomic segment contains:
- the lptE gene encoding LPS assembly lipoprotein LptE: MRLRTLTLFLLLPLAGCGYHTVGSATHIPGNVSTLAVPIFTTRAQAFHTEMAFTQATIRELNTRTKYRILNTDSSDADATLHGTILSQAVAPLTYDATSGQSSSYLVTITAKVLLTAHDGHVLYRNDAVIFHEQYQSTQDLSGFIQEDPAAVRRVARDFAQALVSDMLESF; the protein is encoded by the coding sequence ATGCGCCTCCGCACCCTCACCCTCTTCCTTCTCCTTCCCCTCGCCGGATGCGGCTACCATACCGTCGGCTCCGCCACGCACATCCCCGGTAACGTCAGTACCCTGGCCGTGCCTATCTTCACCACCCGCGCGCAAGCCTTCCATACCGAGATGGCCTTCACTCAGGCCACTATCCGCGAGCTGAACACCCGCACCAAATACCGCATCCTCAACACCGACTCCTCCGACGCCGACGCTACCCTCCACGGCACCATCCTCTCGCAGGCCGTCGCGCCGCTCACCTACGACGCAACCAGCGGCCAGTCCTCCAGCTACCTCGTCACCATCACCGCCAAAGTCCTGCTCACCGCCCACGACGGCCACGTCCTCTATCGCAACGACGCCGTCATCTTTCATGAGCAGTACCAGTCCACCCAGGACCTCAGCGGCTTCATTCAAGAAGACCCCGCCGCCGTCCGCCGCGTCGCCCGCGACTTCGCCCAGGCCCTCGTCAGCGACATGCTCGAATCCTTCTAG
- the ftsH gene encoding ATP-dependent zinc metalloprotease FtsH → MNSTVKQILIWVFMATCLFVAWQFVVKNTGAGQDKAISLTQLLNDADAGKISDVVVNGSEVTGHYRDDVKNQFHTVIPANYPDMYTTLRSHGVNINVKDTSGSTWLNLLINLAPFALLLGLWFFMIRQMQSGGNKAMSFGKSKARLLSMQQKKITFKDVAGVDEAKEELKEIIEFLRESQKFQRLGGRIPKGVLLVGPPGTGKTLLARAVAGEANVPFFSISGSDFVEMFVGVGASRVRDLFEQGKKNAPCIIFIDEIDAVGRHRGAGLGGGHDEREQTLNQLLVEMDGFEANDGVILVAATNRPDVLDPALLRPGRFDRRVIVDRPDIRGREEVLKVHSKKIPMAEDVNLNVLARGTPGFSGADLANMVNEAALTAARFNRKSVHMYDFEVAKDKVMMGAERKSMLLTDEEKRVTAYHEAGHTLVSALREHSDPLHKVTIIPRGMALGVTVYLPEEDQHTVTRDYLETRLATLMGGRCAEEIFLKQMTTGAGNDIERSTELARKMVCEFGMSNLGPMTYGKKEEQIFLGREIAQHRDFSDDTAKQIDAEVRRFVEAAYKSAYTILDSNQDIMHRMAAALLERETLDAAEIKLIIEGKELPAVRSALSGVDSGNGEAQKVLKPESGRKPGFGEGHTSPA, encoded by the coding sequence TTGAACTCGACTGTCAAACAAATTCTGATCTGGGTCTTCATGGCAACCTGTCTCTTCGTTGCCTGGCAGTTCGTCGTCAAGAACACAGGCGCCGGTCAGGACAAGGCCATCAGCCTCACCCAACTCCTCAACGACGCTGACGCCGGCAAGATCAGTGATGTCGTCGTCAATGGCTCCGAAGTAACCGGCCACTATCGCGACGACGTCAAGAATCAGTTCCACACCGTCATTCCGGCTAACTACCCTGACATGTACACGACGCTCCGCAGCCACGGCGTCAACATCAACGTCAAGGACACCAGCGGCAGCACCTGGCTGAACCTGCTCATCAATCTGGCCCCCTTCGCTCTTCTGCTCGGCCTCTGGTTCTTCATGATTCGCCAGATGCAGTCCGGCGGCAACAAGGCCATGAGTTTCGGCAAGAGCAAGGCACGCCTGCTCTCCATGCAGCAGAAGAAGATCACCTTCAAGGACGTCGCCGGAGTCGATGAGGCCAAAGAAGAGCTCAAGGAGATCATCGAGTTCCTGCGCGAGTCGCAGAAGTTCCAGCGCCTCGGCGGCCGCATCCCCAAGGGCGTCCTGCTCGTCGGGCCTCCGGGCACCGGCAAGACCCTGCTCGCTCGCGCAGTCGCCGGCGAAGCCAACGTTCCCTTCTTCTCCATCTCCGGTTCAGACTTCGTCGAGATGTTCGTCGGCGTCGGTGCAAGCCGCGTCCGTGACCTCTTCGAGCAGGGCAAGAAGAACGCCCCTTGCATTATCTTCATCGACGAGATCGACGCTGTAGGCCGTCACCGTGGAGCAGGTCTCGGCGGCGGACACGACGAGCGTGAGCAGACCCTCAACCAGCTTCTGGTCGAGATGGACGGATTCGAAGCCAACGACGGCGTCATCCTCGTCGCTGCCACCAACCGTCCCGACGTGCTCGACCCCGCACTTCTCCGTCCCGGCCGCTTCGATCGCCGTGTCATCGTCGATCGTCCCGACATCCGTGGCCGCGAAGAGGTCCTCAAGGTCCACTCCAAGAAGATCCCCATGGCCGAAGACGTCAACCTCAATGTCCTCGCTCGCGGAACACCGGGCTTCAGCGGAGCCGACCTCGCCAACATGGTCAACGAAGCCGCCCTTACTGCCGCCCGCTTCAACCGCAAGTCGGTCCATATGTACGACTTCGAAGTGGCCAAGGACAAGGTTATGATGGGCGCCGAGCGCAAGTCGATGCTGCTCACCGACGAAGAGAAACGCGTCACCGCCTATCACGAGGCCGGTCACACCCTCGTCTCCGCCCTGCGCGAGCACTCCGACCCGCTGCACAAGGTCACCATCATCCCGCGCGGTATGGCTCTCGGCGTGACCGTCTACCTGCCCGAAGAAGATCAGCACACGGTCACCCGTGACTATCTCGAAACGCGCCTCGCCACCCTCATGGGCGGACGCTGCGCCGAAGAGATCTTCCTCAAGCAGATGACCACCGGTGCCGGCAATGACATCGAGCGCTCCACCGAGCTCGCCCGCAAGATGGTCTGCGAGTTCGGCATGAGCAACCTCGGTCCCATGACCTACGGCAAGAAGGAAGAGCAGATCTTCCTCGGCCGTGAGATCGCACAGCACCGCGACTTCTCCGACGACACCGCCAAGCAGATCGACGCCGAGGTCCGCCGCTTCGTCGAGGCCGCTTATAAATCTGCCTACACCATCCTCGACTCCAACCAGGACATCATGCACCGTATGGCAGCAGCCCTGCTCGAGCGTGAGACCCTGGACGCAGCCGAGATCAAACTCATCATCGAAGGCAAAGAACTTCCGGCGGTCCGCTCCGCGCTCTCCGGTGTGGACTCCGGCAACGGTGAGGCCCAGAAGGTGCTCAAGCCCGAATCCGGCCGCAAACCTGGCTTCGGCGAAGGCCACACCTCACCGGCATAA
- the tilS gene encoding tRNA lysidine(34) synthetase TilS: MPPPALLFDRTNIKPGDRICVAISGGADSVALLLAVHNANTAKRDALGVGLSAAHVHHGIRPGEADTDQQFVEALCARLDIPLHLHSAKIPERVAKTGETIEEAARNVRYDFFASLIATGEADAILTAHTLDDQAETVLMKLLRGAWTEGLSAIHPIVQVPPQTPGIRPGKILRPFLNIRRAEIEAYLNQLNQPWCEDSTNTDTAYTRNRIRHELIPQLRDYNPHLDQTLANLAELAREEEARWQIELNRLLPQILLPGKPVRGGGRSVSTAPGQSAVAIELDRLRSLDPALRRRVLRAAARQLGARLSFDETSRLLALCGFLTLPTVAARTGAALHLSSQLRAERSHRELRLFLQK; encoded by the coding sequence ATGCCACCCCCCGCACTTCTCTTCGACCGCACCAACATCAAGCCCGGCGACCGCATCTGCGTCGCCATCTCCGGCGGAGCGGACTCGGTAGCCCTGTTGCTCGCGGTTCATAACGCCAACACCGCAAAACGAGATGCACTCGGCGTCGGCCTGAGTGCCGCCCACGTCCACCACGGCATCCGTCCCGGCGAAGCCGACACCGACCAGCAATTCGTCGAAGCTCTCTGCGCTCGCCTCGACATTCCCCTTCACCTCCATAGCGCCAAGATTCCCGAGCGCGTAGCCAAAACCGGCGAGACCATCGAAGAGGCAGCCCGCAACGTCCGCTACGACTTCTTCGCCTCGCTCATCGCCACTGGCGAGGCCGACGCCATCCTCACCGCCCACACCCTCGACGACCAGGCCGAAACCGTCCTCATGAAGCTCCTCCGCGGAGCCTGGACCGAGGGCCTCAGCGCCATCCACCCCATCGTCCAAGTTCCGCCCCAGACTCCCGGCATCCGCCCCGGCAAAATCCTCCGCCCTTTCCTCAACATCCGCCGCGCCGAGATCGAGGCTTACCTCAACCAACTCAACCAACCCTGGTGCGAAGACTCCACCAACACCGACACCGCCTACACCCGCAACCGCATCCGTCACGAGCTGATACCCCAGCTCCGCGATTACAACCCCCATCTCGACCAGACCTTAGCCAATCTTGCCGAGCTGGCACGCGAAGAAGAAGCCCGCTGGCAGATCGAGCTAAACCGCCTGCTTCCACAGATTTTGCTCCCCGGCAAGCCCGTCCGTGGCGGTGGTCGCTCCGTCAGCACCGCCCCCGGCCAGTCCGCCGTGGCCATCGAGCTTGACCGCCTCCGCTCGCTCGACCCCGCCCTTCGCCGCCGCGTCCTCCGCGCCGCCGCCCGCCAGCTCGGTGCCCGCCTCAGCTTCGATGAAACCTCCCGCCTTCTGGCCCTCTGCGGATTTCTAACCCTTCCGACCGTCGCCGCCCGCACCGGGGCAGCCCTCCACCTCTCCAGCCAGCTCCGCGCCGAGCGCTCTCACCGCGAACTTCGCTTATTTCTCCAGAAATAG
- a CDS encoding GNAT family N-acetyltransferase, with product MFETRLATEADAELISEQRRRMFVDSAQVSDARLSEVTENFVPWVRERLIDGRYVGWLTSEERHVVAGAGVLFMDFPPHWMDPEPVRAYLLNVYVDPAFRGRGLARELLDVAMNDARQRGIKVMSLHASEFGRPLYERNGFKSTNEMILWSEADVAGK from the coding sequence ATGTTTGAGACGAGATTGGCGACAGAGGCGGATGCGGAGCTTATCAGTGAGCAGCGGCGACGGATGTTCGTGGACTCTGCTCAGGTAAGTGATGCGCGTTTGAGCGAGGTTACGGAGAACTTTGTACCTTGGGTGCGCGAGAGGCTGATCGATGGCCGCTATGTGGGGTGGCTGACTTCAGAAGAGAGGCATGTGGTGGCTGGTGCGGGGGTGCTGTTCATGGACTTTCCGCCGCACTGGATGGACCCCGAGCCGGTGCGTGCTTATCTGCTGAATGTCTATGTTGACCCTGCGTTTCGCGGGCGTGGGCTTGCCAGAGAGTTGTTGGATGTGGCGATGAACGATGCGCGGCAACGAGGGATTAAGGTGATGTCGCTGCACGCCTCGGAGTTCGGCAGGCCCTTGTATGAGCGCAATGGATTTAAATCGACGAACGAGATGATTCTGTGGAGCGAGGCGGATGTGGCGGGGAAGTAA
- a CDS encoding catalase family peroxidase, which yields MPLPSDERLIALSNDLLQQFETIFGQHPGFRPAHAKGTLLTGTFTPTPSATTLSRASHLTRSSTPVTVRFSNSTGLPLIPDNDPNASPRGIAIRFHLAEHSHTDIIGHSTDGFPTHTGQEFLEFLRAIAASASATSHPTPVEAYLGSHPAALAFVQAAKPNPSSFARESYFGVTAMRFINKDGASCYGRYRILPEAGNDFLDEAAAAKKTPNYLFDEIAERIAKGPIKFRILAQLADDGDVVDDATIHWPEDRTQLELGTITLTQPVADNAHEQKQIIFDPIPRVDGIEPSDDPLLELRAAVYLISGRRRRSAHEQ from the coding sequence ATGCCGCTTCCCTCAGACGAAAGACTCATTGCCCTCAGCAACGACCTGCTCCAGCAGTTTGAAACCATCTTCGGCCAGCATCCCGGCTTCCGCCCCGCCCACGCCAAAGGCACTCTCCTGACAGGCACTTTCACGCCCACACCCAGCGCAACCACTCTCTCCCGCGCTTCCCATCTCACACGCTCCTCCACTCCGGTCACGGTACGCTTCTCCAACTCCACCGGCCTGCCCCTTATCCCCGATAACGATCCCAACGCCAGCCCCCGTGGCATCGCCATTCGCTTTCACCTCGCCGAGCACTCCCACACCGACATCATCGGCCACTCGACCGACGGCTTCCCCACCCACACCGGGCAGGAGTTCCTCGAGTTCCTCCGAGCCATAGCCGCCAGCGCCTCCGCGACTTCACACCCCACTCCCGTCGAGGCATATCTCGGCAGCCATCCCGCCGCCCTCGCCTTCGTTCAGGCAGCCAAGCCCAACCCTTCCAGTTTTGCCCGCGAGTCCTACTTCGGCGTCACCGCGATGCGCTTCATCAACAAGGACGGTGCCAGCTGCTACGGCCGCTACCGCATCCTTCCCGAAGCGGGCAACGACTTCCTCGACGAAGCGGCTGCCGCCAAGAAGACTCCGAATTACCTCTTCGACGAGATCGCCGAACGAATCGCCAAAGGCCCCATCAAATTCCGCATCCTGGCGCAGCTCGCCGACGACGGAGACGTTGTGGACGACGCAACCATTCACTGGCCCGAAGATCGCACGCAGCTCGAACTAGGCACGATCACGCTCACCCAACCCGTAGCTGACAACGCCCACGAGCAGAAGCAGATCATCTTCGATCCCATCCCGCGCGTCGACGGAATCGAGCCGTCCGACGACCCGCTGCTCGAGCTGCGCGCCGCCGTTTACCTCATCAGCGGACGCCGTCGCCGCAGCGCTCACGAGCAGTAG
- a CDS encoding MutS-related protein: MPLPTETTPSEEYRQRQQARETSVAQLDQTHRTLGNLRLLLVIIALLIAWFSFYRHNLSAWWLLLPCGAFIAIATYHAAILRKKSLAERAVDFYRKGLARIEDRWIGNGQQAPRSDAAASLYASDLDLFGAGSLFELLSQARTCMGEDTLAHWLLSPAPVSEITERHAAVTELRNRLDLREDMAILGENGEKLKTGVHPKALLHWAEQPTQLKQQSLRWTALLLAILAIVGAIFWGETGIKTPFFLVLVVEAFIAFSLKDQVNKVFAGTDRALADLELLSSLLARLEDEQFTSPRLVLLKQQLSSHAIPGSKAIARLKTIVQYIDSRDNLFIRVFDKPLMYSEQVAFAAEAWRRAHGQAVTAWLSTVGEIEALLSIAAYSYEHPADPFPEFIEGAPTFHAEDLGHPLIPIAKCVRNAISISGKTRALLISGSNMSGKSTLMRTVGISTVLAMAGAPVRAQRMQLTPLHVAASIHVNDSLQEGSSRFYAEITRLRHICDLAEQRPPVLFLLDELLQGTNSKDRLIGADAVVNELIDSGAIGIISTHDLALTDMQHSGEGRLHNMHLQDEIEDGKMKFDFKLRDGVVTKSNGVELMRLIGLKV; the protein is encoded by the coding sequence GTGCCCTTACCCACTGAGACAACGCCGTCGGAGGAATACAGACAACGCCAGCAGGCCCGCGAAACCTCGGTAGCCCAACTCGACCAAACCCACCGCACGCTCGGAAACCTGCGCCTTCTGCTCGTCATCATCGCGCTTTTGATTGCATGGTTCTCCTTCTATCGTCACAATCTCTCCGCCTGGTGGCTTCTCCTCCCCTGCGGAGCATTCATCGCAATCGCGACATACCATGCAGCCATCCTCCGTAAAAAATCGCTTGCCGAGCGAGCCGTCGACTTCTACCGCAAAGGGTTGGCCCGCATCGAAGACCGCTGGATCGGCAACGGCCAGCAGGCTCCGCGCTCCGATGCAGCCGCCAGCCTCTACGCATCCGACCTCGATCTCTTCGGAGCCGGCAGTCTCTTCGAGCTGCTCTCACAGGCACGTACCTGTATGGGAGAAGACACACTCGCTCACTGGCTGCTCTCACCCGCTCCGGTCAGCGAAATCACCGAGCGCCACGCCGCAGTCACCGAACTTCGCAACCGCCTCGACCTCCGTGAAGACATGGCCATCCTCGGCGAAAACGGCGAAAAACTAAAGACCGGAGTCCACCCCAAAGCTCTCCTGCATTGGGCCGAGCAACCCACTCAGCTCAAACAGCAAAGTCTGCGCTGGACCGCCCTCCTGCTCGCCATCCTCGCCATCGTCGGAGCCATCTTCTGGGGCGAAACAGGAATCAAGACGCCCTTTTTCCTCGTCCTGGTCGTCGAAGCCTTCATCGCCTTTTCGCTCAAGGATCAGGTCAACAAAGTCTTCGCCGGGACCGATCGCGCACTCGCCGACCTGGAGTTGCTTTCGTCGTTGCTGGCGAGGCTCGAAGACGAACAGTTCACCTCTCCCCGATTAGTGCTTCTCAAGCAGCAACTTTCTTCCCACGCCATCCCCGGCTCAAAGGCCATCGCACGCCTCAAGACAATCGTGCAGTACATCGACTCACGCGATAACCTCTTCATACGCGTCTTCGACAAACCGCTCATGTACTCCGAGCAGGTCGCCTTCGCCGCAGAAGCATGGCGTCGTGCCCATGGTCAGGCTGTAACCGCATGGTTGAGCACCGTCGGTGAGATCGAAGCGCTCCTCTCCATCGCCGCTTACAGCTATGAGCATCCAGCCGATCCCTTCCCCGAGTTCATCGAAGGCGCACCCACCTTCCACGCTGAAGACCTCGGCCATCCGCTCATCCCTATCGCCAAATGCGTTCGCAACGCCATCAGCATCAGCGGAAAGACACGGGCACTCCTTATCAGCGGCTCCAATATGTCTGGCAAGAGCACCCTCATGCGCACCGTCGGCATTAGCACTGTCCTCGCCATGGCTGGCGCACCCGTCCGCGCCCAGCGCATGCAACTCACGCCGCTCCACGTAGCCGCAAGCATCCACGTCAACGACTCTCTGCAAGAAGGCAGTTCCCGCTTCTATGCCGAGATCACCCGCCTGCGCCACATCTGCGATCTCGCCGAGCAGCGCCCTCCCGTCCTCTTCCTTCTCGACGAACTGCTGCAAGGCACCAACTCCAAAGACCGCCTTATCGGCGCCGATGCCGTCGTCAACGAGTTGATCGACAGCGGTGCAATCGGCATCATCAGCACGCACGACCTCGCCCTAACCGATATGCAGCACTCGGGCGAAGGCCGCCTGCACAACATGCACCTTCAAGATGAGATAGAAGACGGCAAGATGAAGTTCGACTTCAAACTCCGTGACGGCGTCGTTACCAAAAGCAACGGCGTGGAACTCATGCGACTCATCGGCCTCAAAGTCTGA
- the ispD gene encoding 2-C-methyl-D-erythritol 4-phosphate cytidylyltransferase: protein MRVFVILPAAGIGTRMAAHGATAVAPKQFLEIGGVPVLVRSVQAFLAVPKIDTVCVAVRAQEKERLEAQMKEYKLGDRVKMVVGGDNRQESVGNALAALECADDDVVLVHDAVRPLIDPATIERTIEAVVKHGAAIVGLPAVDTIKQVERTADGAIIASTIPRERVVLAQTPQGARFGLLQRAFKEAEADGFSGTDEASVLERAGIEVAVVPGSARNFKITQPGDIELAEFYLSSGNR, encoded by the coding sequence ATGCGAGTTTTTGTGATTCTTCCGGCAGCAGGAATAGGGACGCGGATGGCCGCGCATGGGGCGACGGCGGTTGCGCCGAAGCAGTTTCTCGAGATCGGCGGCGTTCCGGTGTTGGTGCGCTCCGTGCAGGCGTTTCTTGCGGTGCCGAAGATTGACACAGTATGTGTCGCGGTGCGGGCGCAGGAGAAGGAACGGCTTGAGGCTCAGATGAAGGAGTACAAGCTGGGAGACCGCGTGAAGATGGTCGTGGGCGGCGACAACCGGCAGGAGTCGGTGGGTAATGCGCTGGCGGCGCTGGAATGCGCCGACGATGATGTGGTGTTGGTGCATGATGCGGTGCGTCCGCTGATCGATCCGGCGACGATTGAGCGGACGATCGAGGCGGTGGTGAAACATGGTGCGGCGATTGTCGGCTTGCCTGCCGTCGATACGATCAAGCAGGTGGAGCGGACTGCGGATGGAGCGATTATCGCCTCGACCATTCCTCGGGAGCGTGTGGTGCTGGCGCAGACCCCGCAGGGAGCGCGGTTTGGGCTGTTGCAGCGGGCTTTTAAAGAGGCCGAGGCGGATGGGTTCTCGGGTACGGACGAGGCCAGCGTGCTGGAGCGGGCGGGAATTGAGGTTGCTGTGGTGCCGGGTTCGGCGCGGAACTTCAAGATTACGCAACCGGGCGATATTGAGCTGGCGGAGTTTTATCTAAGCTCGGGCAATCGTTGA
- the ispF gene encoding 2-C-methyl-D-erythritol 2,4-cyclodiphosphate synthase produces MSMRIGYGFDSHAFRAGVPLVIGGLAIEHSEGLAGHSDGDVLLHAITDALLGAVSAGDIGTFFPPSDARWKGAASSVFLKTALEEVAMAGYRIVNIDTVLVMARPKIVPIAGELRERVAELLGLKPGEVGIKAKTPEGLNQDHVAVAHVTVLLESLSVPEPVKKLSATADVDEVNQVVESLVQGVQDTSALGRKRPAFDADDLT; encoded by the coding sequence ATGAGCATGAGAATTGGATATGGGTTTGATTCGCACGCGTTCAGAGCGGGCGTGCCGCTGGTGATCGGCGGGTTGGCGATTGAGCATAGCGAGGGGTTGGCTGGCCACTCGGATGGTGACGTGCTGCTTCATGCAATTACCGATGCGCTGCTGGGTGCGGTCTCAGCAGGAGATATCGGGACGTTTTTCCCTCCGAGCGATGCGCGCTGGAAGGGTGCGGCCTCGAGCGTGTTTTTGAAGACGGCGCTGGAAGAGGTGGCGATGGCCGGATACAGGATCGTCAATATTGATACGGTGCTGGTGATGGCGCGACCCAAGATTGTTCCGATTGCCGGTGAACTGCGGGAGCGCGTGGCAGAACTGTTGGGTTTGAAACCGGGTGAGGTTGGCATTAAGGCCAAGACACCGGAGGGTTTGAATCAGGACCATGTTGCGGTTGCCCACGTTACAGTTCTGCTGGAGAGCTTGTCTGTGCCTGAACCGGTGAAGAAGTTGTCGGCGACTGCGGATGTGGATGAGGTCAATCAGGTGGTCGAGAGTCTGGTACAAGGGGTTCAGGATACCTCTGCGCTAGGGCGGAAGAGGCCGGCCTTCGATGCGGACGATCTGACCTAG
- a CDS encoding M14 family metallopeptidase, which produces MTAFARFAALVLCMGSIGAMAQTVADNSLQPRTASASACVPSGDVKWLTPAEKSCYATTPDYDKTMAYLRRVQAVAPGQVKIEGFGKTGEGRELDIVIASRDGVFDPAAIHAAKRPIVLVQNSIHAGEMDGKDACLALLRDMVINKTKASLLDRAVFVFIPMYNADGHERRSAYNRINQNGPAEMGWRGNGTNLNLNRDYLKADAPETRAFMAMFHHWLPDFFVDDHVTDGADYQYDVTFTIDDGPNLPAATVKWVDEVANPTLEKYVDAHGHLAFPNYINLVNDNDPAQGLGFNDDPPRFSTGYMVLEGRPGMLVELHMLKDYKTRVTGNYEILAGLMELMNRDADKVIALNAAADQQAEGLGAHPLSDVKFPLALGWGGQTTPVLFRGYRYTRELSAVSGVMWVKYSHEPWNVSLPMQSGFKVTVEAAPPAAYIIPAQWTDVIGVLAAHQVEIQRTTKAWTGEVETYQCAGMQWQEPPFEGRHPTFNGEATHDPGKFGSCVLIRQKMSFPADSAVVRLNQRLSKVVMEWLEPAAPDSALQWGFFDSIFEQKEYGEAYVLESLAREMMAKDPKLKEEFEKKVAADPAFAGNASARLEFFYERSPWFAANRVGLYPVGRLDDVQQLGALK; this is translated from the coding sequence TTGACTGCTTTTGCGCGATTTGCTGCGTTGGTCTTATGCATGGGCTCGATTGGTGCAATGGCGCAGACGGTTGCGGATAACAGCCTGCAGCCGCGTACGGCGTCGGCTTCTGCGTGTGTGCCGAGTGGTGATGTAAAGTGGCTGACTCCGGCGGAGAAGAGCTGCTATGCCACGACACCTGACTATGACAAGACCATGGCTTATCTGCGGCGCGTGCAGGCAGTAGCTCCGGGGCAGGTAAAGATCGAGGGCTTTGGTAAGACAGGCGAGGGGCGGGAACTAGACATAGTGATTGCTTCGCGTGACGGGGTGTTCGATCCGGCCGCGATCCACGCGGCGAAACGTCCGATTGTGCTGGTGCAGAACTCAATCCATGCAGGCGAGATGGATGGCAAGGATGCCTGTCTTGCATTGCTGCGTGACATGGTGATCAATAAGACGAAGGCTTCGCTGCTGGACCGCGCAGTGTTCGTGTTTATCCCCATGTATAACGCCGACGGGCATGAACGGCGCAGCGCGTACAACCGTATCAATCAGAACGGACCAGCGGAGATGGGCTGGCGAGGGAATGGAACAAACCTAAATTTGAATCGCGACTATCTGAAGGCCGATGCGCCGGAGACGCGGGCGTTTATGGCGATGTTCCATCATTGGCTACCGGATTTTTTTGTCGACGACCATGTGACCGATGGCGCGGACTATCAGTATGACGTTACCTTCACCATCGACGATGGGCCGAATCTTCCTGCCGCCACGGTGAAGTGGGTGGATGAGGTTGCGAATCCTACGCTCGAGAAGTATGTCGATGCACATGGGCATCTAGCGTTTCCGAATTACATCAATCTGGTGAATGACAACGATCCTGCACAGGGGCTGGGATTCAACGACGATCCGCCGCGCTTTTCTACCGGATATATGGTGCTCGAAGGACGCCCCGGCATGCTGGTTGAGTTGCACATGTTGAAGGACTACAAGACACGGGTGACAGGGAACTATGAGATTCTTGCGGGCTTGATGGAGTTAATGAATCGCGATGCCGACAAAGTGATTGCGTTGAATGCTGCTGCGGATCAACAGGCGGAGGGTCTGGGGGCGCATCCGCTGAGCGATGTGAAGTTTCCGCTTGCGCTGGGATGGGGGGGCCAGACGACGCCGGTTCTGTTTCGCGGGTATAGGTACACGAGGGAGTTGAGTGCGGTTTCGGGTGTGATGTGGGTGAAGTATTCGCATGAGCCATGGAACGTCTCGCTGCCGATGCAGTCGGGATTTAAGGTGACGGTAGAGGCTGCTCCCCCGGCGGCCTACATCATTCCTGCACAGTGGACGGATGTGATTGGAGTGTTGGCAGCACATCAAGTGGAGATACAGCGCACTACAAAGGCGTGGACGGGAGAGGTCGAGACCTACCAGTGTGCGGGAATGCAGTGGCAGGAGCCTCCGTTTGAGGGACGGCATCCGACCTTCAATGGCGAGGCAACGCACGATCCCGGCAAGTTTGGTAGCTGCGTATTGATCCGCCAAAAGATGAGCTTTCCAGCGGATTCGGCGGTGGTGCGGCTGAACCAGCGCCTGTCGAAGGTTGTGATGGAGTGGCTGGAACCGGCTGCACCTGATTCGGCATTGCAGTGGGGGTTCTTCGATTCGATCTTCGAGCAGAAGGAGTACGGCGAAGCTTATGTGCTGGAGTCGCTGGCGCGGGAGATGATGGCCAAGGACCCGAAATTAAAAGAAGAGTTCGAGAAGAAGGTAGCGGCCGATCCGGCATTTGCTGGAAATGCCAGTGCGCGCCTGGAATTCTTCTATGAGAGGTCGCCGTGGTTCGCGGCCAATCGCGTGGGTCTGTATCCTGTGGGGCGTTTGGACGATGTGCAACAGCTTGGAGCATTGAAATGA
- a CDS encoding DoxX family protein: MDWKRLVQFALLGSSDSEQYAILLVRVLLGLFFVISGANKLFVAGSKQTMHETLVEARVPFPDLMTYFISGVEFVGGFLLIVGFLSSLACVTLLVDMLVAILTTKLSAIPKGLSPLNWLDDFLYLPEGLYVLFFIWLICSGPGKFSVDYWLADKL; this comes from the coding sequence ATGGATTGGAAACGGTTGGTCCAGTTTGCGCTGCTGGGTAGCAGTGATTCGGAACAATATGCCATCCTGCTGGTACGCGTATTGCTCGGGCTGTTCTTCGTTATCTCCGGTGCGAACAAATTGTTTGTCGCTGGCAGCAAGCAAACAATGCACGAAACGCTCGTCGAGGCCAGAGTCCCGTTTCCTGACCTGATGACTTATTTCATATCGGGTGTCGAGTTTGTTGGTGGATTCTTGCTAATTGTGGGGTTTCTTTCAAGCCTTGCTTGCGTGACTTTATTGGTCGATATGCTTGTCGCCATCTTAACCACTAAACTTTCCGCCATACCTAAAGGACTGTCGCCCCTTAACTGGCTCGACGATTTCCTTTATCTTCCGGAAGGTCTGTACGTGCTCTTCTTTATCTGGTTGATCTGTTCTGGCCCTGGAAAGTTCAGTGTCGATTACTGGCTCGCTGACAAGTTATAG